Within Triticum dicoccoides isolate Atlit2015 ecotype Zavitan chromosome 1B, WEW_v2.0, whole genome shotgun sequence, the genomic segment actcccagttgctcctaacctcgatctggtaaaccccaacctcacctgcgacctgtagcatgccgcggcattgtgtcgagcatatcccgtgcgtgcactggacgcgcccagagcacgcgtattgcacgatgccgcgcccgagccgacacgctggcccccctggctttggcccacacggcagcacctcgccacgcactccccgcctcgcagcatcgcgccaagcCACCTTgacacgctacagcgccgccgccagggcatttTTGGCGGCACACTggcgtccgcagcgcgcctctgccacggtcggcgccgccaaagccacctccgctcgccagctcgcccttggagcagtgcccactcatccgctagctcctgccgtcatccccagccacgccacgttgccctgcaagctacagagaggcggtttgccggagagcttatccggccgccgcggaaccgacctcgacgagctataaaaggaggcccccgagcttccccgagcacacaggcaaccttagaatgctcccctagttctcctatggcagccaatcgacccggggaggtcttcttccccacctccggcaactgcggccgccaccactgccctggccaattcggcaccaccagggcctccccctctccgttctctccaccaagagcttcctcatcctcccgtgaacctttCCCTCTACCAGATTTCGATTGGGGCTCACTGCGGGAGAATTTTCACTCCgcccccgaagcctcctccgccgcgaagctcgccgccggcagctccctccgtccccaccggcctggcaaccaccgggaggaccgcactggagtagcgaatccatccccgccctcggggccccgcgaagagctgccagtcgccggcgacgatcgcctgagcttcgcctccgctcgggacaggggaaggagggggaaagagagactagtcaaacctgactagtgggactctctggacccactgtcagcgaccccgtgcctgtccacgtgggattaagtgaaggcgtaatccccctagtacgtttcccccgctccgaaagcgtattcccctccgaaacgttttcttttctgttttatttaaaataacagattttgaccagaactttgactggctataactttttaaatacaactccaaatgaaatgaatctttttcctacctctctcaaatttcacctagtttattttaagatttatttgaaaaattttcagaacaacttttggtgctgtttttattttgtgtgttaattcttttatattgctaaaataggatttttgaagagaggagaaatgtttcaagttttggagtgcaccctgcctttccacacattgaaggcaagcattctgaaccccggcataatatttttgtgtgttcgatgacacgttcataacatcacctcactttggagaaacttgttatttcatgtgatatgatcatatgcatgggtgcatgttatagatttccatgctgttggaaacggacacacttgtgatgataatcaccctcatgtgccttgcatgcataccggcaggaacccgggaaaacctctgccttgggtaggcatgagtttgtcgccggtctccgtcgggacggttatgtctggtatggcatggcaaggtgatatgagtggtgactctgttggatgaaatatattcgttatactaatcatgcagggaatacttaaacctcctgagtcgaccgtagatcgagtcttgtgccagtaacccccatacttgtttcgtactaccactcgtctctacagcaagtagagtacggttcagtaagttgtcaacctctttctagcacacaccgtacagagaggccatggtggaagataccggttgtagctggtaggcaggccacctggtccgggggcatgggtgtttccgattgggaccgagaggggaggccaccccttagagcgcgcgatataaatttgatcccatgctacgcgaggttgtagcctctccacttagagtttgcttaacaggtgtcgtgggtgattccagacacgtgtgagttaagctggtgtgtgcaagttaggtgtgttttcaacaaaaagaccgtagacggaattagtcccgatggactaaagaaatccgttactcgtgggtaaagagtacaccctctgcagagaataaacctattcgaatagccgtgtccatggttaaggattacagtctgggatgggtcaggtgtcggtcttagtgtcggtcttcggaggtgaaaccgttaaccagaactggaactactacctgtgacttgtgataattatgattattaatattgttgactaacccgtgatattattgttattatcgagtatctctgggatggttctacctccgggatattcactctgattgtttattttaaagccctttatgtggtgtcgctcagacgcccgactgtggcatttcttttaaagccctttatgtggtgtcgctcagacgcccgactgtggcatttcttttaaagccctttttgtggtgtcgctcagacgcccgactgtggcatttcttttaaagccctttttgtggtgtcgctcagacgcccgactgtggcatttcttttaaagccttttatNNNNNNNNNNNNNNNNNNNNNNNNNNNNNNNNNNNNNNNNNNNNNNNNNNNNNNNNNNNNNNNNNNNNNNNNNNNNNNNNNNNNNNNNNNNNNNNNNNNNNNNNNNNNNNNNNNNNNNNNNNNNNNNNNNNNNNNNNNNNNNNNNNNNNNNNNNNNNNNNNNNNNNNNNNNNNNNNNNNNNNNNNNNNNNNNNNNNNNNNNNNNNNNNNNNNNNNNNNNNNNNNNNNNNNNNNNNNNNNNNNNNNNNNNNNNNNNNNNNNNNNNNNNNNNNNNNNNNNNNNNNNNNNNNNNNNNNNNNNNNNNNNNNNNNNNNNNNNNNNNNNNNNNNNNNNNNNNNNNNNNNNNNNNNNNNNNNNNNNNNNNNNNNNNNNNNNNNNNNNNNNNNNNNNNNNNNNNNNNNNNNNNNNNNNNNNNNNNNNNNNNNNNNNNNNNNNNNNNNNNNNNNNNNNNNNNNNNNNNNNNNNNNNNNNNNNNNNNNNNNNNNNNNNNNNNNNNNNNNNNNNNNNNNNNNNNNNNNNNNNNNNNNNNNNNNNNNNNNNNNNNNNNNNNNNNNNNNNNNNNNNNNNNNNNNNNNNNNNNNNNNNNNNNNNNNNNNNNNNtcagacgcccgactgtggcttttcttttaaagccctttatgtggtgtcgctcagacgcccgactgtggcatttcttttaaagcgctttatgtggtgtcgctcagacgcccgactgtggcatttattttaaagccctttatgtggtgtcgctcagacacccgattgtggcatttcttttaaagccctttatgtggtgtcgctaagacgcccgactgtggcattgcttgttatttgtttcataaattttaatactaccatgttattgcatttttataaataacttgcttgcacgcatcagagtttcatttatcttttgtgactgacatcatgagcacaaaatattttcagcacatcattgttatattatacctgtgttcataatgtttgcgagtacattcaaagtactcactggcttgtccctggctattgtcttggccagattttcttgcacggagaggagcgacgcgatgccagccccggaacccacacaatggagatagcagcctcgcgaagataggagttaacctggttagctattcctgtgggaattggagtcccatagacactgatgatccacaaaccgcttccgccatcaatcactagaaaccatttgttgtactcacaggccaaaatggtcttgtactacatatgttgtattctgcttggaatttctgtatcaaattggagcctcatcagctaacagtaatcctggggctgatgagcacgacggtcttttctggaaatttattacccggaaaaccggtcgtgacaccctGCTCCCTCGTCGCCCCTGCCACCCTCGTCCGCTCCTCGTCACCCCTACTCCCTCGTCGTCCATCCTCTCTGTAAGCCCCACACccctcccactactagggaaatgcttataggtagacatttagcaATAGCGTTGGTTatataccccacgctactgctacttagcagtagtgccggccaaaaccagcgctgcaagcgcacgttagcagtagcgcgtgatttCCCGGCTAGCGCTGCTGTTAATGGGCCACGCACTCGGCCCCATGTTGCAGCTTTAGATATAGCGCTGGGCCTCCTCCCCCACACCGCTGCTAAGCCCACCTCTTCTTCCTCCCTATTCCGGCCCGCGCGTGcgcccctctctctcactcactctcacaCTCACATGTTCACACTCACAGACTCGATCCCTCAATCCCCCGCTTCGGCCGCCGCCCCCGTGTCCTACGCCGGCCGCCCTCCCTCGCGCGGGCcctcctcccccgccggccgcccTCCCTGCGGCGGCCCTCCTCCCCCGCCGGCCACCCTCNNNNNNNNNNCGCGCCGGCCCTCTTCCACCGAGAGGTActgctccctccttcctcctcctcctcctccctccctccctagttataattattagagagtagttattttgaatcctttatagttgaaaaaatgtaggttcttagaataatgtaggttaTGATCAAATCCTAGCTAGGACAGATtaggtagtatgaaccctagttaatttgtatgaaccctaggttttaatagctaggttttaaaattaggacagaaatttatctaggtttttaattaggtgtagttaatagaatttaggtgttttaggtgtatttaacataattctaggtgttttagttgttttaggtgtagttaacaaatTCTAGGTATttatttagttaaagcaattgttgttatttttttagttaaagcaattgttcctgttatatgcaaatttgcagtggacatgtcatattttgaacatgtcacattctggacatgtcatatttttctgagtggcctatgttttgccagaatgtcgattcgTTTACGTTATGgaaaatttcaggcactcgatatgtcctgcttttagcaaaggtcatgtcgaaTTTTGCTaggtgtttattaattttgttttcataattaagcatttgttctcgacgtcgacgatggctggcccgcatcctcgtcgtcgactcggcggaggggcTTGCTTGATTATAggggccatgtctgggactgggctccgcctggCTGGTActtggaggtgctaccttccggggtgcgcagcttggtgaggaggcagcccgtcgttgacccggaccttatttggtggcggtcgtgtgggccagtgatggtggggAGGTTTTTGTCCACCGTAGAGGTGGTatctcaccgtgtcagcgaggaggatgagcacgtccgtcgctacatggttgcgttggagggcaggcccGACAGTACCTGgatggttcttcagggatctcactggagctatgatcctgtggtggttccttctctttgggtgtccactgcccgcgctgatacccgtcgttcgctagggttctagctgtattagtgatgttatatgtatgatactattcgagatgtattagtgataatattcgacgatgtacggatgcaagagatgatttagttttcttattgaatgcatgctaatttgaatactaatttgtTTTATGATTtagtttgcttattgaatgcatgtctGTTTcaactatatgaacataggaaatgtctgacgatgatagCGAAAGGGAATTCGGTATGTGtgaatactgcaaagacgagcgcggccagtgcgacatgcctcacctagttggtggtaggcgcttcagcatcaagctggatgagaacttcgaagtgcatacagtaagtcacaacgacaagtcttttttcataattaagcatgacttctgcttcaacttatattttttttactattctactagcgtatcccctgccatgcaagaatatatgtcttggataagattggtttcagtactatggaaactatggaggtaaaacgagttaacttgaggaccgagcatggttatagttttctcacaaaattatacaatacagacacctacacccattttgaatgcaaacaatggagagcactatgcaaggcttatgcatttgagcctgatatgcttatcacctttgatattcgtccggaagatgatattgaagataatatcgacatctcGGTCGATGTGTAGACGCCTCTAGTTCCACCTTTATGTAAGTTTctgaaccatatttatgtcttggatattgtttattcaaaaatagttgacaactaatttatattgtcagcttatttccattcaagcaaacatgtccggcgtttGGTAGACATGACTTACTACTGtctcggggctgaactaaactgcgaggagacaagtcattatatttcatggcttgaggatcttcatactgtcaagacaaattattttcctggacttagaaatgttagtactcacatcaatagtgttcgtattgaactacggtcacatctatttaggaaagatggtaagatttttactatttgtcctcagtgcatcttttgcatacattattttttaagctaaacttcattgctaagtatgttactacgatgttcttcaacagggactcccgacgatagttgtgcctcagtggatcgaagctaaagtTCGCATGTCCATAGTTAGCATACGACCAAGACTTCCTACATTGCacattagtgcattcaggatttctagaagcgaggaagtcttaatagtcaaagactggaacaaaattgtgaaggatcgcagagaagtactagggggcagcaatcagaagcgtagcccacaattaggagacaggttcatttgcatgcttcaatatgatgaatcaggagcactccacatgttctatgctattttacctgagagagagcaacatgagtgattagctagctagaatgaatttcaagaggatgatgatgtgctacactatgtagCTATGATCATTAGAcaatgttggtggtaatgactagctatgatgattattagctagtgtcgGTGGCAATTTTCCCTTACTTGCAACTCCTATGCTGAATTAGAGGCTATGTTGATGCTACTACTAATCATTGTTGGCGAAGCAAATGCATCTAAATTTCCATCCATGAATACTACATTTGATTTTTTAATTTCTAATTAATTAGCTGTAGCGTGGGGTGGAGAAAGAAGCGCTACTAGTACATacgatagcagtagcgtgtgtgtgGAGGAAGCAGCGCTACTAGTACTTAGCATATCTGCAGCGTGGGGTAGAAAATGCGCTACTGCAAATATTTAGCTGTAGCGCCATAGCAGTACCGCCTGCACCCACGCTACTGGTATGCAAAAAACCCACGCTACtggtaaggtttttcctagtagtgtccctcTTGGTTAATTAACTTAGGTGAATTTAGTTCATTAGGTTAACTAAGTGAACTAAGTGAACTAGCTAGGTTAATTTAGGTAAAGTaactaggttaggtaactaagtgaACTAGCTAGATTAATTTGGTTTACTAACtaggttaattagatgtttttagaTGTTTGGTTAACTAATttggttaactaactaggttaggtaactaagtagatgttaattaggttagggcagtagtggtactgttaattagatgtttttttaGTTAGGTaagtaggttaggtaactaagtagacGTTAATTTAGGTTAATttggttaactaactaggttaggtaactaagtacATGTAgattaggttagggcagtagtggtactagtagatgttaattagatgttttttagttagggaagtagggttttactaggttaattaggtgaagttaaataaatgacctaaatgaatgaaattagtagttaactgaattttaggACAAATTTGTATATGCTTGAGTACTTAACTAAATATTATTTTTAGGACAAACTTGTATATGCTtaagtagttaactaaatatattATAGGGTTGTATATATAGTTGCTTAAGTACTTATATAGTTGTTCTGCACCCAATGTATGCTTAAGTAGTCGTATAATTCCTATGGTTCATCAATGGGTGCTTAAttagttgtagatgcttaagtagctagctagggttcatctaattagttagtactTATAGATGCTTAAGtactagggcagtagggttagggTAGTACATAGGACATAATTTGaattgagttctagggttcataatttgaaatttgtgtagattttcttgaagtgtgaaacattgaagtggtcatgatatatgaaaattcctcgattgtgcccaagtggccttttgttgtttccagggaatgaagccgagtgacctatgttttgctggaatgttgattcatttccgttccagcaaatttcaggtgcttgatttgtccactttttagcaaaggtcatgccgaaattttccatgaatttcgggatgacttgtgctacaaactaggacatatcgagtgcctgggatttgccgcaccgggaaggaatcaacattcctgcaaaagataggccttttttatgttatTATTCATTTTatagtctagaattaattgactagatttaatcataggaaacatggctagcaacgatgaaggacagagttctggtgattgcgacgacgtctacctagCGGCAGACGAATATTTGAACCTTGGGAATGATCAACggttgttgttgctgggcccacctatCACATCCGAGACTGACATCAAGACCGGCGCCGAGACTGGTATTGAGACCCAGACCGGCACCGAGACCGGCAAATCCATAGAACCGAAACCAAAGAGGAGATGTCGATGCCCAAACCAGCTCCTcactactagactagtggtcacggaggtggacgatggcaattttgagccaaaactgCCTGTGGAAGCGCGCtcctgctacgacaatcaaataggctgcatgtgtgccaccatcaatgatgagaaactaaagaagaggcCAGATATGAAGCACTCCCTCCTAACCctgctgcaccagatattcttgttcccgggccgggatGAAATCCAATATACTGATCCACAAAAAGAcccaacaatgaagaagataaacaaacgtgCCATGactaagtttagcgacgcgttggacgCCTAGAAAGTAAGGGTGAAATGCGCCatcaacaaaaaggaaccctactccgagattctaaaggataatccaacaatcacggaagagcagtttcaaatattcaaggcaaCTTGCGatgccgaagatgccaaaaaagttgaagtacatgaaggggcttcaacagaggaacatggggtgccaccacctcggaagccatggttacgcggggaagaggtccatatgggccaaggaggacacgaAACGCGAAAGTCTGGGCATCCTAGACCCCTTGGTGGAGTTCACCGTCCTGCAGGAGCATGACGTCCTCAGGGCTCGGTACCGTTGGGACCCagtcaagaaggttttcgagacgggcccggtcacgacggagttcatgagactgctggtaattttagtttttgatcaattcgactgcacgtttagtcatatttgtaaatgattcttgttccttttgcagagagagcaacacaggaTTGCGGCTGAAAGcaactcgccgtctgaggcgttggcgagtctcaagtgggacaccccattcaaccgggcgttgaacatattgaaacaactccCGATGGACACTCGGCCGTCGTATGGACACGTGCACGGTGTCAGAGAtagcgccacatggaagaagtactacggtgagaccacggaggagagaaaggaaagacggaggttaactgaagaaaacatcgacaagaaggttgagattgcagtTCAGAAGAATTCAGCTAAGACAATTGCAACAGCCGTAGCTGTCGCAAAACAGGAACTGGCAGCTACATGTGGTGTCCTGGTTCCGGCTATCGTCAGTTGGAGCAGGGAAAATCCAGAAAACAATGCaacggactttccccttgccgacttcttTGGAAGCAGCTCGACTAGCATTTCACCTGCacctgcaccagcacctgctcctgcaccggctcccgtaCCTGCTCATAGCAGCCTGTCCTCCATCTCGGgcgtgctcggtggtgcttcgtctttggctgagctcgacgccctcacggtacctAACACACCGACcatcttcaataaatgtataatctcccatttccattgcctttcggatgtctcacaccgcagacatgtctttgcaggccgacgccccatgcaccatattgtacGACATCaacggccagaaggtggacgtggggaaggcgacgataatgaagccgaaggaacaattgttccacaACCTGTCGATCCCCCCTtaagtcttcaaggtttccgtggccagtgtcaaaccgggccacgagaatttggctcctccagTACTAGGGGGAGATGACGACGAGACCTCGTGGTGGCTTGGCGAgacgtgggtcctgttgtggccaaagagtccgcTTCATTTGGAGGCGGCCAGGAGCACACCCACGACCACGCAGCCtccgcaaggtatgaacatcagcaccccacctacccaattagcgtcgtctgtcgtgctgggtgatagcggacggggcgaGGAATAGGCTCCATTAGTTGCTGATGATGtcaccatagatgaggatgaggacgaagatgacactcaacagtatctCAATACTGGCGCCATTGATGacggaggattgatggctcagcagtatgagtactcagcgtttgagcatcatgagtcggtgcctgaattgccgcctcgGAGCCTGAACGTACTATAGAAGACCTTCCATCAAAGAAGCatcggaagagagcgaggaaaggcaacaataaagttgcTGCTATGATCCAACCGTCTTCGCAGCCTCGGGCTCAAGACCGTATACCTGTCCGCGGTGCGGCGAAATACCATATccccggtgaaccaatcctacctaaggcaTCGGTACAGGCCTTACACAggaatctaaggagacttcatgacgatatgCTGGAGAGAGAGAAAAGCCTAATCGCCTCAAAAAATCcaagatacccactctacgtggttaacgtgccatGGAAAAGGTTGTACGTTGACTcattccccgcggagaagttcttcctttgaTTTGATTACCTCTTCAACAtgttcacttgaagaagctggatattacgtttgtccgcctttatgccttgtacatgaactacatcatcgggattgagcagataccttatatctgtgtcgctgacccgtacttcatgcacgagggcttcttggcagtctgcgcaGAGCACCGTCAATACACGAGGGACTACATCGTCGATTTCATGgtcaccaataaggacaaggagacgattctcgtgccttatcatcccctgtaagtcatccacgcgaatatccttccttcgatttcaatcattcatttgcaaggtggaggctaattaatttgaggtgtacttattttgcgcagccacgggcgcgccatcctcatcatcctttacccccgatactcccacgctctttacttggacttgtCGAAGAAAATGAACAAAAAAGATTACatccacatcaagtctgttctcgacagtgctatcttttTCTATGGCGTATGGGGTGGAGAGAtctaggacaagaagaagaggaacgacaggcccgccttcagccataagaccgacttctgctgcatctagcaaccgagtgatactcttagtgatggattctatgtcctacaccacatgctggagtacagacgggatcaacaGAATCTTCGCATGTCTCCTACATCCGGGGATGCCCATATTCTACAATGGGCAaggaacgtaggagatatcgaggatcatcggcttcgagctgagttctatcacatccagcgtgaacttgcccaaatcatcatgaaggaggtccttgAAAAAACAGGGTTGTTCTACGAGGAAGggaaaatgtcgcgggaagacgtccgaacacgcgtagccgctcaATGTCTCGatttgaagcctttcactaagctcggggactatctccctgacttggatggatggcaggaCATGTTTGAgtgcgatatatgacaatgtgtccgtttagtccatactttctgtatgatgaaaatttgagttatgcacgatgaaactttatttttgatgtaattaaaccgtccttctcgactagcaaagatcactctagttagggcattttgggtacgatgaactttgttatttatgcttatgatatgttgcttcttttTTTTCCAAGTTTGTCTctttctattgctcaactatatatgttgcatatgatcgactcatgtgacgatgcaggtgcatagatcatcgatggcgaagaagtgctacgccagaagtatacgacgagtggacggagtgtcaggcccaggtgtaccagttTCCGAGCGACAACAAGTAGTTAGTTTAGTTTTacgctagtgcgagagagggatacgaactcatgtactgcatagttccgctctcactcatagtgatagctcttctcgtgtatatcattgtttagatggatgacgatgtagttgcaagaacttgtattgctattttcgagatgatgacgagagaccactttgtgttggatgatgattatgatgatgacatgatttgatgctatgattacatttgtatgtgtatgatatgttaAAGATTAttttataaagcctgttcaaatacaaaacaaatatgcagaaaaaaataaaaactaataaaactaacagTAGTGAGGGAAGTAGAGTTAGCAGCAGCACGCTCTTACCAGTAGCGCACCCTATATTAAagcgctgcagatattagcagtagcgcgttgtgcTAAAGCTCGCTGCTGCTAGCCATGTATAACAGTAGCGTGGGTAATTAAGCACATGCTACTAATACATGTTAGCTGTagcggcctatcagtagcgcggtgccccgcgctactgatacacctaatacGCGCAGTATtgctaagcttttccctagtagtgtcacagGACTCACTCCCGCCTGCTCGATGTGTGGGGGACTACCACCCAACGTCCTGAACCTTCGTGCGTGATTGTTCGGTTTGttagcccgcatgtgatggagggcatagtaggcatccttctgaccgccaggcggctgcttgatgcaggggaatgtcgtattgtgggtgaacacgtgcctgccgtacctacgaactggcttcttaaaggtgcctccagatttggcgtagccggggagagcatcatcaataactttcttgatatttgtgtagtctatcttggagtcatggtccgagtcgaaatacgtggccgtggaatatttcgggcttaagaggatgagtgtgcaatgtgtgtcactgcacagaacacagaatgttagaaaaaaaagaaggatcaaaatctaagaaatcatatgttacgaggcagtgaggggatgacttactcgggaaagtaaggcacgaggaagttatccttatctgggtttgccagaatgacgccttcgaggtgtgaactcgcgacttgccggtccccagcactgcccaagatcttggcatgcatgtagaaatggtcgactatcacgatgtccggggtcttgtctcgaatgatccgcatctccatactcagcgaaaacagccgaacgaaggtgtagtgcagcggatgaaggttaaacatagcaaagatgtcatcaaaccgcaggacaatcgtacccccgatggagccatccacaaagcccttgccctctggcaccttggccatgaaaaccgggtatgccacatcattctgggagagacgccgcttctccaaagaaagaacactgtcatgaagactccgcatagcaccggttgcaacattgagcatatttgtcggtagcatcgccctacccgccacatgcacca encodes:
- the LOC119350808 gene encoding uncharacterized protein LOC119350808; this encodes MKNKDKLSKPTSAGRVAGKGLSTKWSSYYTAGGRKEKKTSSESQSREVEALKAQVARIPEIVQEQVQQQLGTTLTAMVPMLIHGLTTWIAGGQQGPPPVPSFTASNSHNAQAVPLVSPADPDNNDNDDGTFTNIDKYFAEHGYADEFCGPPSQEPNQDDRDLAGTAEKSNCNRRRLAFSSQETPPAPAFTEPRIAEDGPPSPKDISRMVHVAGRAMLPTNMLNVATGAMRSLHDSVLSLEKRRLSQNDVAYPVFMAKVPEGKGFVDGSIGGTIVLRFDDIFAMFNLHPLHYTFVRLFSLSMEMRIIRDKTPDIVIVDHFYMHAKILGSAGDRQVASSHLEGVILANPDKDNFLVPYFPDDTHCTLILLSPKYSTATYFDSDHDSKIDYTNIKKVIDDALPGYAKSGGTFKKPAL